Part of the Alteracholeplasma palmae J233 genome, AGTAATTCATATCCAATGACATCATCTGTTTGCTCGGTTGGATTGCCACAAGATACGGATTTAAAGACAGGTGTTTCGTATGAGTCTTTGTCAAGAATAGTTGTTGATTCTTCATCATCTTTTAAAAGATCAGAAGTAGTCAAACTAAAGTAGTTGGCTAATTTTGACATTGCTTCAGCTCTAGGATATTTAACTCCATTTGTCCATGAAACAAAAGTTGTTAAAGGTATATCTAATTCACCTGCTATATCTGTTCTTTGCTTACCTGTTCTAAGTATTAGTTTATTTATATTCTTCTTGAAAATTTCTCTAGTATTCATAATAAACACCTCACTTTAAATATTATACACTAAAAGTACATTGAAATTTATAAAAAGATACTTTTAGTGTTTTTGATGTACCTAAAGTGTGGTAGAACACAAAGCAGTCTAAAGGAGATTAAAAAATTAAAAAATACACTAAAGAAACATAGAGATGCAGACTTTAAAAAATATAAAAGAACAGAAGATTTTTCAAAATATTACATAGATAAAATTATGAATATTATAGATAATAAATACTTAGAAAGCAAAGATAAATAAGAATGAATACTAACGATAGAAAACAAATCATGACTGAATTTAAATTAAGAACAGAAGCTAGAGTCAGAAGGCTGCCTAATAGAAAAATATATTCATTATTACAATGATGAACGTATCACTGTAAAGCTAAAAAAAAGGACTGACTCCTATGATATGATCCCCTTAAAGTAGATACACCAAATAATTAATTTTTGGATGTTATACAATTAAGTAGACACAAAAATAAGAGGATACTGATAATATTTTAATAAAGAGGTGTTTACGTATGAGAGGAAGATATTCAAGAGAATTTAAATTACAAGCAGTTAAATTAGTCATTGATGAAGGCTTATTTGTAAAAGAGGTTTCAAAACAACTGGAAATAGATTACAACAATCTATATCGTTGGATTGGTGAATATGAAAAACATGGTGAGCATGCATTTCCAGGTAGTGGGAGTAGAGATTTTATATATCAAAATCAAATAAGACAATTAGACATTGAAAATGAACAGTTAAAAGATGAATTAGAAATATTAAAAAAGTTCAAAGCCTTCCTCAAGAGAATCCCAAAATAATATATGATTTTATAAAAAATCATGCAAATGCATATAAAGTTAGATTTTTGTGTAAAATTTTAAAAGTTTCACGTAGTGGTTATTATAAGCATATCAGTAAAACAAAAAGCAAACGTGACATTGAAAATGAGATACTTACTGAATATATTACGAAAATATTCACTAACCATAAGTCTAGATATGGTGCAAAAAGACTTAAAGTAGTTCTATTAAATGATCATGGACTTACACTTAGTGTAAAAAGAATAACTAGATTAATGAGAAAAGCTGGACTTTATACCAAAGGAACAAATTATAAGTTAAAATATAAAAAACATATATCAGATGTAAAAACAAGAAATCTAGTGAACCAAATCTTTGAAACTGACAAGAAAAACCAGGTTTGGTTTGGAGAGATAACTTATATTCTTACAAATGAAGGAAATATGTACCTGTCAGTATTTATTCATCTATATACTAGAAAAATCGTTGGTTACAGTCTAAGTGACAACATGAAAGCAAGCATGGTCATAGATAGTCTTATATCGGCAATAGCCAAAAAAAAGCCTAATTCAGGACTTATTGTTCATTCAGATCAGGGTAGTCAATATTTATCTTATGACTTCTTAAAAGTTATTCGTGATAACAACCAATATCAAGTCGTAGTAATAAAGGAAATCCATATGATAACGCACTAATAGAATCGTTTTTCAAAACATTTAAAAGAGAAGTTTTACCAAAAAGGCATTTCAAAACTAAGGCTATAGCTAGGTTGGAAATACTCAATTACTTAGAGGTTTATTACAATAAAAAAAGGCATCATTCATCACTAGGATACATGACGCCTTTACAGTTTGAATTATCTAATTCTTGAATCCTCTTAACGATATGTCCACTTTATGGTTGACATTCCATTAATTAATTATTTCCACTGTCTACTTGACAGGGACATGTTCATTTTTGGGTTCTTTTTTGTGTATGCCATCAATTTCTTTTTTAAAATCAGAGTTCCTTTTTTGTAAATAAAACTCTAAAAATAAACTATAAATATTATCATACAGTTTTTCTCTATCTTGGTATGAGGTTATAAAGGCTTTAATTGCTTTATCAACTTTTGCTTCAGAAGTATGGCGTATGCCATTATTCATGATTTTTTTTATAGCATTCCAAACAGCACCACTATCTGAAAAATCATGTTCAAAGTGAATATAGATTTCTTTTAATAGGTACTCTTTTCTTTCTAAACTAGTATTATAAATTTCATATTCTAATAATAACAAGAGTAAATCTTTTGGTGTTGTAGAAATTAGAAGTTCAATTACTGCATTTTTTCTTCTTATATAATAGACTTCAATAGAATCTTTATTCTTTTGTATAGTAGCTTCATAATTTAAATATGAAAGAACTGTGAGTATCCTATTTACATAAGGACTATAGTCAAGATATCTTACGGAGGGGCTAATTAGACGACTATTTGTAATGAATAAAATACAATTTAATACTACATCAGCCTTTTGTATATAACTGTCAGTTTTTCTATACTTCATATCGAAAAATTCTATATATGAAATATAGAAACTACGTAAGGGAAAATCATTAAAATATGTATTATTAACGTAATTCATAATTTTATTAAGATTAATTGAGCAAAGATTATCTAGGATAGTTATCTCTTGTAAAATATCAAAATCAAATTTTTCTTCTCTATCAGCAAGAGAAATGTAGTTGTTATCATCCATTCTATTCATCCCACTCCTTTGTACTTGTTTCATAAATACCACGCCATCCTAAAAGTTCATTCGGTGAACACTTATATAATTCACATAGTTTTAATATTTGATTAGCGTTTAATATTGATTTACCTGTTTCATGTAAAGAGTATTGAGTTTGTGTAATGCCTAAAAAGTTAGCAACATCTGTTTGTGTCAATTTTAATTTTGCTCGTAATTCTTTAAGATTATTCATAAAACACTCCTTTTATGAGTTTAACTCGTATATTGTTGTAAAAAAATAGACTGATTATACAGCCATATATTTTGGCAGGGATATCAGGATTCGAACCCGAACTAACGGTTTTGGAGACCGCTGTGCTACCGTTGACACCATATCCCTAACTGCTTAACTAGTATAGCATATTTAAAGTATCAATTTCAACCACAAAAAGAAAAAAAGGCACAAAGCCTTTTTATTCTTCTTTATTAGGTTGTTTTAGATGTTCAATCTTTTTTTCAACATCTTTCTTATTTTGTCTTTCTTGTTTAACTCTTCTAATATAAGCGAAGGTTTGTTTTCTAAAGAATAAGAAGAATGGAATGATTATGATAATAACAATATAGATTAATCCAACATACCAGTACCATGAATAGTAAGGTGATAAATCAGCTTTTTCATGATAAATGCCATTTTGAGCTAATTCCTCAGGAGATTTATTAACTACCTTATCAGTAACATCTAGTTGAGCTTTTGTAAGTTCAAAACTAGGAACTATCATAACATTGTCATTATTTGATTCTTTAGTAGTTTGACCTAGGTTGAGTAAGGAATATCTTTGATTATTATCAGTATAGGCAAATACTTGTAGACCTGTAATACTGAAATCAAGATCTTTATCTTCATCAGTTTTTCTAAATTCAGCATTAGAAATAGTTAAGATAGGTTTAGTATCATTTAATTGTAAATAAGGTGTTCCAGCTACTTTCTCATCAAGTGAGACTTTGGTAGACTCTATTACTATACCGATTGATTTAATTCCATAATCGTCTAGAAGACTTTTTCCTTCAGGTAATAAAAAGACAAAGAAGAAGCCTGATTCACTATCTATTTTACCGTTTGATTCTTGTGTTACAACTAAAGGATAGATGGAAAGATCAAAATCTATTTTAGTATTTGTTGGATGTTTAGTAGATAGATCTGTATAAGATTCGTTGAAAACTGGTTCTAACTGTAAGTAACCATTTCCTAGTGATGAAAAGTTTTTTACCGCATCTTTTGTAGTGTGTATTTTCTTTAAAACTTCATTATTATAATATGATTGTTGAACTAATCCGCTACCATTGCCTATTACTAGTACAAATAGTAAAGCGAATATGACATAAAAAATTCTGCCGACCCATTTAAACATAGACGTATAACCTCGTTTCTCTTATAATATAATACCAAATTTTAGGCAAATAACCAAATAAAATAAAAAAAATATAGAAATAGGCTTTACAAACAAATAATTTTAGGTATAATAATACATGCGCTGGTATATGGCGGTCGTGGCGAAGTGGTTAACGCATCGGCTTGTGGCGCCGACATTCGTGGGTTCGATTCCCATCGGCCGCCCCATTTTTAATAAAGATAGGCCCATAGCCAAGTGGTAAGGCAACGGACTTTGACTCCGTCACTCGTTGGTTCAAATCCAGCTGGGCCTGCCATCTTTTTTAAAGAAGATACTAGTAAAAAAAATATGCGGGTGTGGCGGAATTGGCAGACGCACTAGACTTAGGATCTAGCGCTTCGGCGTGCAGGTTCAACTCCTGTCACCCGCACCAACCAATACAATGACAGTCTGGGAAAACATCAAAAATGCCAGGCTTATTTTTTAATTATAAATAGAACCAATAGGTCTATATACTAAAATTATACTCATAGGTTCTAAAAATGTCAACATAAAAATAGAATTAATAGTTCTAAAAATAAAAATAGGAGGTTTTTAACTAATGAATGTACTGAAATTAGTAGAATACAGAAAAAAGGCTAATATGACTCAATTTGAAGTGTCAAAAGTTTTGAATGTTTCGCAATCTTACTATTCACGATTAGAAAAAGGTAAGAACTTTCCAGATGCTCAACAAATAATTCAATTATGTAAAATATTTAAGTGTACGCCTAATGACTTGTTTGGAGTCCATGGAGTTTATGAAGTTGCTTTCTCTGGATTAATTGATAAAAATGAAAATTGATTTTTGTCAATAAGAAAGGAGAATTAATAATGGGGTATTATAAAAATATAGGATTTATTAGAAAAAAAAAGGATATACACAACAAAATATAGCAGATATAATAGGGATTACAAAAAATGAATATAAAGATATTGAAAAAGGTAAAATTGATATAAGTGCTGATTATACTATGAGGCTTTGCAAAGAATTTCGGTGCACTCCAAATGATTTGTTTGGAATATATACAGTACATTCTTATCAAAGAACAATAAATAAAACCCTTAATGTTAAGTTAGATTCTGCTATTGTAGAGGATCTTATGTATAATTATTTATGGTCTTTTTGCAATGATAGTAAATGGAATAAATTATGTGCAATAATTGATCATATTAGAAATTGCATAGTTCAATTTGAAAATTTAAATTCAGCAAGAGTTGGAGATTTATATGGAGAAATTGTTGTTCAAGAAGATTATTATTCTGAAACCAATGAAATTGTTATTTTTTTTACATATGCATACATATTGATTTCAGCTATAAATAATTTATTTGAATTATTTGGATATACTAAACATCAAGAATACAAAAAGGCTAAAAATAGTTTTGCTATTTTCAATGAAGAAACATATGATACTCAAAATACGAAAAGTGATGAAGGATATTTTTTATATTTAAGAAAACTAATTGTAGGACATCCAACGAGTGTAGATAAGTATGATATGCATAAACCTGCTAAAGATACACAAGTATCTCCCCATATTCAAAGACAAAATATAAAGGATAGCAAAGTATTAACTGTTGCAAGATATTCAGAGACTCTAAAACATGGAAAAATTAATGTTAAAAAAGAAAAATTAATTGATTTTATAAAATTTAAATATCAAATGTTGGACATATTTAGAATGATATACAAAAAAGAAATATAAAGTTAATAAAGAGTAAATAAAGTATAAATTATTTTTAAAGGAGGAAGGGAAAAATGGCAAAATATAAAACTATTAATATAAAAGACTTGATACTATGGGAAAATAATCCTAGAATCAGTGGAGAAGATAAATTGGAAATAGAGGAAAATAACATTTTAAGCATATATAAGCAGAATCCTTCAAATATGAAGAATATAGCAAAAAATATAGCAGAAAATGGATTGAAGCCTCATGATTTGGTAGTAGTTTACCCAAAAAATAGAAAATATATTGTATATGAAGGCAATCGTAGGATAGCTGCACTAAAATGCATAAAAAATCCGAAGATACTGAAAGATGAAATAGAAGGGTTTCGCTTTTTTAGCAAGATTGCTAAACAAAACAAGATTAATATGGATGTGTTTTGTTATGTTGCTGAAGACTATATTCAAGCTATGGATTTAGTGAGAAGTACTCATACCGGTCAACTAAATGGAATTGGTAGAATTCCATGGGGAACAAGGGAAAAAGATAATTTCACAAGGCTAATTAATCCAGAAGCAATTACAACAGCCTCGCAATTATTGCATAACTATCCAAATGAATTTGATACGGTTATTAGTAATATAAAGATAACCAATGCTACAAGAATTCTTGATAATCCTGAAATAAAAAAAATCATAGGAATAAAAAATAAAGAGGATTATAATTCTCTAGATTCTATCCAGCAATCACTTGTACATGATATTTTGGAATGCGCCATTAAAGTTGCCAAAGAAAAGAAAGCATCTGTTTCTAGATACTTTAATACTAGCGATAAGATAAAAATTGATTTAGCAGGGAAATTTATTAACAGAGCGTATGTGACTGAAAAAAAGAAAAATGTAATAACTAATATAAAACTCTTCCAGAATAATTGGAGAATACATATAAATGAGCAGTTTAATCTATTAGAAAATATTGTTGATCTAAAGAACTATGAAATAAGAAATATTGAATATAAAATACTTACAGATATTTCAAAGACAAATTTAAGCGAAGATAAAATATCTTTTTCAGAAAAAGGTGAATATAGAATAAGATATGAATATACCACAGAAGAAAGATTAATTACTGCTATATGTGATTTTTCTGTGTACTCTCGACCTACAACTATTGGAACTAGTGAGAAAGAATTGTTTGACAATCACAAGTCTTATAAAATAGATATAAATGAAACAATCAATAATTTAATTTTACAAGTCAGAACTTTAAACAAGGATAAACACTATTTAATTATATCTACAGCATTGAGATCTATTGTAGAAGGAGCACTTGTAGAAATGCATGATAAATATAATTGGAAGAATGCGGGTTCATTAGGGAATTATATTCACAATTTTAAAAGTAAAATTATTATGGATAATAAATTGAAAGAGAAAATTTGCGAGGAAACAAATGAAAATATTGCTAGTATCAATTCTTTTCTTGAGGGAATTGATCCGAGACAAATTGCTGCACAACTTAATTTAAGTGTACATAACGCAGGTGTTTATTTTACAAAACAAAGTATATTAGATTTAGCTGAGACAACAGTTACTGTAATTCTTATGTATTGTTCTGCACTTTTGAAATAAAATACTGGCCAAACATTTACTTTTTTGGTAAACTAGTAATAAAGAGGTGAAAACATGGCATCATATACTCCATTACGCTACCCAGGTGGTAAAGCAAAACTATATAATTTTGTTTCTGAACTTATCAAAGATAACTTTACCGAACCACCTGTATATGTTGAGGGCTATGCGGGAGGGTCTGGACTAGCCTTAAAGTTGTTATTAAATAATGATGTTTCAAAAATATATATTAATGATTATGATTACGCAATATATGCATTTTGGTATTCATTACTTAATAGAACAGATGAATTTATTGAACTTATTAATAATACGCCAGTAACTGTAGAACAATGGAGAATCCAAAAGGATATATATTTAAATCCAAATACTGATGTTTTGACCAAAGGATTCTCTGCATTCTTTTTAAATAGAACAAATAGATCAGGAATAATCACAGCTGGGCCAATTGGTGGATACCAACAATTAGGTAATTATAAAATAGACTGTAGATTTAATAAAGATAAATTAATTGAAAACATAAGAACTATTGCAGATAGAAAAGAAGATATACATGTTTATAACTTAGATGGTGTAGAGTTTTTACAACAAATAGATAATCAAGAAAATAATGCATTAATTTATTTAGACCCACCATATGTGGAACAAGGTAAGGCACTTTACAAAAATGCATTTGATGAACAGGCACATAGAGCATTGGCTTCATCTGTAGGAGAACTTCAAAATAAGTGGTTTGTAACATATGACGATAACCCGCTGATTGTTGAATTATATAACGGGTTTGGAATTAATAGGTTTGAAATAGGTTACACTGTAGAAAAAAAGAGAAGAGCTTTAGAAATAGCTGTATTCTCACCAAGATTAGTTAACATAGATGTTGAAAAGATGACTAAGAAACAAAAAGTGAGCGAATAAATCGCTCCTTTTTTTATATTTTGAAGTTATTCAAATAAAGCTCTTTCTTTTTTCTATCGTTAACATGCAAATATTTCTGTGTTGTTGAAAGATTCTTATGATCCATTAATTCTTGAACAACTTTAATATTTACGCCATTATCAAGAAGAGTTGTACCAAAGTAGTGCCTAAACATATGAGGGTGCAACTTATCCAAATTAAATTTTATTTTAAGTGATTCAATAAAATAAGTGACTGCCTTTTGTGTCATAGGCTTATTGAATGTGTTATTCCATAAAAGAAGTTTTCTTCTTTTACCAATAGCATCATCAACGGCTTTTTTTAAAATAGATATAGCATCATCGTGGATATATGTTTTTCTAGCTTTACCATTTTTAGTTGTTGTTAATAATAATTCTCTTTTTTCAAAGTCAATATTTTTAACCTCAATGTTTATAAGTTCGTTCATTCTAACGCCTGTATATGTCAGCAGTACTACAGCCGTTTTTTTCATTAATCCATTACGTTTATTATCAGGCAATGATAAAGTGTATTTTAGTATTTTTCTTAAAATATTATTTTCAATTGTTCCATAAGATAATCCGAGTTCTTTCATTTTTTTAAACTGCATAACTTTAGAAAAATTAGAATCTAAATTATAGTGGGTGATAATAGATTTTAACACAATAACGATACGCTTATTTACTGTAGATGCTGATACATTTTCTTTGTTCCATATAATATAGTCTAGTGCCATATCTTGTGGTTTATGAATGATTAAATAGGAAAATACACTAGCTTTGTACATCTTTTAGTAGTAAAATCAAGTAAACGGCAGTAATTATTAACTTTGACAAATCTTATCCAGAAAGAAGTGGAAAAATGGCATATAAAACAACAGATTTAAACTATTCTTATAATAGAAAAACATATATTCATAATGATCAATTAGTATTTACATATTCATATGATTTAAATAAGGAAATCATTGAAGCTGGTATTGCCGATATGATACTTTATACATGTCAAAGTGATGTCAATCTACAACGAATACTTAATGCACATGAATCAGAAGAAGAGATGAGTTTTGATATGTTACTTGCTATTGCTAATGAATATAGATTATTTTTATTAAATAACAAGTGATTAATAATAAGGTTAAGGTTTAAAATATGAAAAAAATCTATATGATTGGTGGTACCATGGGTGTTGGAAAAACAACAATCAGTACTGCACTTAATAAAAAATTAAATAACAGTGTCTTTCTAGATGGCGATTGGTGTTGGCATTCAAGTCCATTTCAAGTAAATGATGAAACCAAACAAATGGTTTTAGATAATATTGTCTATATACTGAATAATTTTATTAAAACAACCTCCTATGAAAATATCATATTTTGTTGGGTAATGGATAAACAAGAGATTATTGATCATATTTCAGGGAGGCTTGAAGCATCTAATCATAAGTTAGTTAAAATATCACTTATTTGTTCTGAAATTGAACTTAAAGAAAGATTAAATAGTGATATAGAAAAAGGCTTAAGAGAGCCTAATATAATTAAAAGAAGTGTTGAAAGATTGGGTTTATTTAAAACACTAAAAACCATAAAGATCGATACCACTAGCAAGAGTATTTCTAACATAGTCAAAGAAATTGAATCTATTCAATAATTGCAGTTTATGGCGTCTTAAATAGGGAAAGTGAATAATTATGGGAAAATAAAGATTAAAATTAATGACGCTTCTGAACTTCGTGAGGAATTAAACGAATTATACGATAGGGCAACACATAAACAAGTTGCTGAATTTTCTTTACTACTAGGGAAACATATTTTAAATATAACAAGCTTTCCAACTAATGAAATCTTAGAGAAAGGATTTAAGGTTAATAAATAATGACAGAAACAAGCGTTAATGATAGTGGAATTATAAAAATTATTGAGGAGAAATACAGCAAGGATACAGTGCTTTTGATTGCGACAGCTAAAAATAATGTTCCTTCAGTTAGATGTGTTGATACTTTTTATTATGATGGCTCATTTTGGATTGTCACTAATCTAAATTGTAATTATGTAAAGGAAGTTCAATATAATGAACACGTGATGATTTCTGACGCAGGTCATAATAGATTTTGGTGCAAGGCTTTTATCACTGGACACCCGCTAGATGACAAAAACAAATCTATCCGTGAAATCTTCATGAAGGTATTTCATCACTGGTATAAAGAGGTTAATAACGAGAAACTCAATAGCGTTTGCTATATTAAAGTTACACCATATAAAGGATATATCCATAAAGACAAACTTGGCTATTCTTTCAATATTGACGATGATAGTGTAACGATTAGTGATATTACGCATCATATTGATGTTAAACTTGAACCGTTTTGGTAGTCTCAGATTTGATTTCTATCACTATGAACCCCCAAATGAGAAAGTAATATACTTGCGTAGGTAATAGATGCTGTTTTTATTGGTAAACATAGATAATTTATAATTGCTGAAATAATGGTTGCTAATAGTGTGCATTTTAATATGGATATTGCACAGCAAACTGACAAAATAGTAGTTATAATAAAATCAAAAAGGAGAATTATATGGATTTCATTAAACCTATAAATGATGTTGTTTTATATATTGAGACAAATATTACACAAGAAATTGATTATGAAGAAATAGGAAAATTGTTTGGTCGTTCCATATCAGAGACACAACATGTGTTTGCATTTGTAGTTGGGACAACAATTGGCGATTATATTAGAAAAAGAAAACTATCAAAAGCATATTTAGATGTTTTATCAACCGATGAAAAGATTATTGATATTGCTGCTAAATATCAATATGATTCTCATTCTGCCTTTTCAAGAGCATTTGTACAACATTTTTTAGTAAGCCCTATGGAAGTAAGAAGAGATAAGATGGTTTTAAAGCTATATGAACCGTTTAGATTTAATCAAGATAATAATATCTATAGAAGACAGGTATTAGATGGTACAGTTAGAATTGTTGAGATTCCTAATTGTAAAATGGTGATGTCAGAACCGGGTATGTTTGGTGATGGGAAATTAGAAGCTTTTGATGATTGGTTTAGCCGGTTTCCAGAACCAACATTTCCTAAAGACTTCTTAACTTACGATCCTAAAAAACAGGGTTTTGTATGGTTTTACATATACGATGAAGAAATGAACGTACCAGATAGTTTTAAAGTCATTGATTTTAAAGGGGGACTTTATCTTGTGTCTTCAGGTATTGATGGTGAAGATGATATTATACCAAAGACGGCAATGACTGATTTCCTTGCCCAATCAAAGGAACTAATCTATGATGATTCAAGATTACAACTTGGTAATGTGACAACACCAAAGTCCGCACAAGAGATTTTAGGCTATTCATTGATGGATTATTATATGCCGATTAAGAAAGTTAATCAGTAATGTATAATAAGTTTAAGTAAATAGGAGAAATATCATGGTGAATTTAAATGATGCAACTGGGATTATTAAGTATATAACAGAGGCCCAAATAGATCTTTGGTTAGATGGCGGTTGGGGTGTTGATGCACTTTTAAATGAGCAAACAAGAGCGCATAATGATATCGATATTTTTATTCAAGAAAAAGATAAGTTAAACGTAATACAACTAATCAAAGAAAAAGGATTTATTGAAGTTATAGAAACATATACCACAAAAAATCACACAGTATGGCAAGATAACAAAAATAGAATCATAGACTTACACATCTTTAATTTTATTGAAGATAAATACGTTGTTTTTGAAGATCTAAAGTTTCCCAAAGATGTTCTAAATGGTGTAGGAGAGATTGACGGTATAACAGTAAAATGTATCAATGCAGAAAGTCAGGTTTTGTTTCATTTGGGATATGATTTTGATGAAAATGACGTTCATGATGTTAAACTGTTATGTAAAAAATTTAATATCCCAATTCCAAAAGAATATGAGAAGAAGATTAGATAGATTCTATCTAATAATTAATTCAATAACTAAAGTTTATGAATGTAACTCCAAAATGGGAAAATCAGAGATTGATTAGCAACAAATAATTGTTATTTAAACATCAATTCATATGGTATAATTAAGACAGTTAAGATGATGTGAATTAAAAAAACTTGAAACTTTTAATCTTGATAATCCAAATTGTTTCTGACTTATCATTACAAAAAAGGTGACCCTTGATAAAGTAATGTTTATACGGGAATAATTTGAAATGAACAGAAAACTCGATAATCCTATGCTTGATGAGAATGAAGATAACATTTATTTGGATATGTTATACGAGATAAATATTTTGGTATCACATGATTAATGATCTTGTGTCCGTAAAAATTAAATAAGAAATGGAGTTGTAAAATGGTTAAACTTCACAACCTACGAGGTATAGAGATATCTAAATTTAAGGCTATTTCATCAGGAGAAAAAACGTTTGAAGAGTTGTTTGGCAAAGGCGGTTTTTCTGAATGGGTTGAGCAGCATCAGCGATTTATACAAAATCATATATATGAACCTGTAAGTTTTTTATGGCATGAGGGAGATAAGGAAACGTGGGGACGTGGTAAAAATGTTTTAATCTATGCGGTTAAAGATGA contains:
- a CDS encoding helix-turn-helix transcriptional regulator, producing the protein MNVLKLVEYRKKANMTQFEVSKVLNVSQSYYSRLEKGKNFPDAQQIIQLCKIFKCTPNDLFGVHGVYEVAFSGLIDKNEN
- a CDS encoding IS3 family transposase yields the protein MKNHANAYKVRFLCKILKVSRSGYYKHISKTKSKRDIENEILTEYITKIFTNHKSRYGAKRLKVVLLNDHGLTLSVKRITRLMRKAGLYTKGTNYKLKYKKHISDVKTRNLVNQIFETDKKNQVWFGEITYILTNEGNMYLSVFIHLYTRKIVGYSLSDNMKASMVIDSLISAIAKKKPNSGLIVHSDQGSQYLSYDFLKVIRDNNQYQVVVIKEIHMITH
- a CDS encoding helix-turn-helix domain-containing protein, whose protein sequence is MNTREIFKKNINKLILRTGKQRTDIAGELDIPLTTFVSWTNGVKYPRAEAMSKLANYFSLTTSDLLKDDEESTTILDKDSYETPVFKSVSCGNPTEQTDDVIGYELLPESLRKKGEYFGVRAKGDSMFPKIEDGDILIVHKQKNVNSGDIAIVKVNGDESTCKKIIIRDDGVTLQPLNGSYEALFYTKEQISKKNVEILGKVVESRKKF
- a CDS encoding nucleotidyltransferase domain-containing protein translates to MVNLNDATGIIKYITEAQIDLWLDGGWGVDALLNEQTRAHNDIDIFIQEKDKLNVIQLIKEKGFIEVIETYTTKNHTVWQDNKNRIIDLHIFNFIEDKYVVFEDLKFPKDVLNGVGEIDGITVKCINAESQVLFHLGYDFDENDVHDVKLLCKKFNIPIPKEYEKKIR
- a CDS encoding tyrosine-type recombinase/integrase, with protein sequence MYKASVFSYLIIHKPQDMALDYIIWNKENVSASTVNKRIVIVLKSIITHYNLDSNFSKVMQFKKMKELGLSYGTIENNILRKILKYTLSLPDNKRNGLMKKTAVVLLTYTGVRMNELINIEVKNIDFEKRELLLTTTKNGKARKTYIHDDAISILKKAVDDAIGKRRKLLLWNNTFNKPMTQKAVTYFIESLKIKFNLDKLHPHMFRHYFGTTLLDNGVNIKVVQELMDHKNLSTTQKYLHVNDRKKKELYLNNFKI
- a CDS encoding transposase, which gives rise to MRGRYSREFKLQAVKLVIDEGLFVKEVSKQLEIDYNNLYRWIGEYEKHGEHAFPGSGSRDFIYQNQIRQLDIENEQLKDELEILKKFKAFLKRIPK
- a CDS encoding helix-turn-helix transcriptional regulator; amino-acid sequence: MNNLKELRAKLKLTQTDVANFLGITQTQYSLHETGKSILNANQILKLCELYKCSPNELLGWRGIYETSTKEWDE
- a CDS encoding IS3 family transposase, with protein sequence MESFFKTFKREVLPKRHFKTKAIARLEILNYLEVYYNKKRHHSSLGYMTPLQFELSNS
- a CDS encoding DNA adenine methylase → MASYTPLRYPGGKAKLYNFVSELIKDNFTEPPVYVEGYAGGSGLALKLLLNNDVSKIYINDYDYAIYAFWYSLLNRTDEFIELINNTPVTVEQWRIQKDIYLNPNTDVLTKGFSAFFLNRTNRSGIITAGPIGGYQQLGNYKIDCRFNKDKLIENIRTIADRKEDIHVYNLDGVEFLQQIDNQENNALIYLDPPYVEQGKALYKNAFDEQAHRALASSVGELQNKWFVTYDDNPLIVELYNGFGINRFEIGYTVEKKRRALEIAVFSPRLVNIDVEKMTKKQKVSE
- a CDS encoding AAA family ATPase, producing MKKIYMIGGTMGVGKTTISTALNKKLNNSVFLDGDWCWHSSPFQVNDETKQMVLDNIVYILNNFIKTTSYENIIFCWVMDKQEIIDHISGRLEASNHKLVKISLICSEIELKERLNSDIEKGLREPNIIKRSVERLGLFKTLKTIKIDTTSKSISNIVKEIESIQ
- a CDS encoding helix-turn-helix transcriptional regulator → MDFIKPINDVVLYIETNITQEIDYEEIGKLFGRSISETQHVFAFVVGTTIGDYIRKRKLSKAYLDVLSTDEKIIDIAAKYQYDSHSAFSRAFVQHFLVSPMEVRRDKMVLKLYEPFRFNQDNNIYRRQVLDGTVRIVEIPNCKMVMSEPGMFGDGKLEAFDDWFSRFPEPTFPKDFLTYDPKKQGFVWFYIYDEEMNVPDSFKVIDFKGGLYLVSSGIDGEDDIIPKTAMTDFLAQSKELIYDDSRLQLGNVTTPKSAQEILGYSLMDYYMPIKKVNQ